From Bradyrhizobium symbiodeficiens, the proteins below share one genomic window:
- the rpsO gene encoding 30S ribosomal protein S15 — protein sequence MSIAAERKAEVIKTNANKAGDTGSPEVQVAILSERIANLTNHFKTHVKDNHSRRGLLKLVSTRRSLLDYVKKKDEARYKSLLEKHNIRR from the coding sequence ATGTCGATTGCCGCAGAACGCAAAGCGGAAGTCATCAAGACGAACGCCAACAAGGCCGGCGACACCGGCTCGCCGGAGGTTCAGGTCGCGATCCTGTCGGAACGCATCGCCAACCTCACCAACCATTTCAAGACCCACGTGAAGGACAACCATTCGCGTCGCGGCCTCTTGAAGCTGGTCTCGACCCGCCGCTCGCTCCTCGACTATGTGAAGAAGAAGGATGAGGCGCGGTACAAGTCGCTGCTCGAGAAGCACAACATTCGTCGTTAA
- a CDS encoding M20 family metallopeptidase, whose product MMRFKGTDARMTSSNWFDSQTILDGIRRWVEIETPTEAPEQVNRLMSVVAEQYRDLPVTLERVDGVDGCGDHLIARTNWGQDRPGILVLSHLDTVHPMGFIERLPFKVDGDVAFGPGIYDMKGGAYIAHHAFRALCAAVDRSPLGITHLFTSDEEIGSPTSRTLIEAEGRKAKYVLVTEPARDGGKIVTGRKGVGRFKVSIRGVPAHAGSRPEDGRSAVRELGNVILALEGMNDLARGVTVNVGVVRGGTRPNVTPEEAYAEVDLRVLSLRDAEEFVGKILGLTSKTDGVTVTVTGGLNRPPYEKSNAGASLYEHAKTLAGEIGFELVDTHTGGGSDGNFTAAHTATLDGLGVDGKGAHTHYEQIYISSLAPRARLLHRLYQTLR is encoded by the coding sequence ATGATGCGATTCAAGGGCACAGATGCGCGCATGACCAGCTCCAATTGGTTCGATTCCCAAACTATTCTCGATGGTATCCGCCGCTGGGTGGAGATCGAGACGCCGACGGAAGCGCCTGAACAGGTCAACAGGCTGATGTCCGTGGTCGCGGAGCAATACCGCGACCTGCCCGTCACGCTTGAGCGCGTCGACGGCGTCGACGGCTGCGGCGACCATCTCATCGCGCGCACGAATTGGGGGCAGGACCGGCCGGGCATCCTGGTGCTGAGCCACCTCGACACCGTTCATCCCATGGGATTCATCGAGCGCCTGCCGTTCAAGGTCGACGGTGACGTCGCGTTCGGTCCCGGCATCTACGACATGAAGGGCGGCGCCTACATCGCCCATCACGCGTTTCGCGCACTGTGTGCCGCAGTCGATCGCTCGCCGCTCGGCATCACGCATCTGTTCACCTCCGACGAGGAGATCGGCAGCCCCACCTCTCGCACACTCATCGAGGCGGAAGGGCGCAAGGCCAAATACGTGCTGGTGACGGAGCCGGCGCGCGACGGCGGCAAGATCGTCACCGGACGCAAGGGCGTCGGACGCTTCAAGGTATCAATCAGAGGCGTGCCCGCGCATGCCGGCTCACGGCCGGAAGACGGCCGCAGCGCCGTGCGCGAGCTCGGCAACGTCATCCTGGCTCTGGAAGGGATGAACGACCTCGCGCGTGGCGTCACCGTCAATGTCGGTGTGGTGCGTGGCGGCACGCGCCCCAACGTCACCCCCGAAGAGGCCTATGCCGAAGTCGATTTGCGCGTGCTGAGCCTCAGGGACGCAGAGGAGTTCGTCGGCAAGATCCTTGGGCTGACATCGAAGACCGACGGCGTCACCGTCACCGTCACCGGCGGGCTCAATCGTCCGCCCTACGAGAAGAGCAACGCAGGCGCCTCGCTCTACGAGCATGCGAAGACACTCGCCGGCGAGATCGGCTTCGAGCTGGTCGACACCCACACCGGCGGCGGCTCGGACGGCAATTTCACCGCGGCCCATACCGCGACGCTCGACGGTCTCGGCGTCGACGGCAAGGGCGCGCACACCCATTATGAGCAGATCTACATCTCGTCGCTCGCCCCCCGCGCGCGGCTGCTCCATCGCCTGTACCAGACGCTGCGATGA
- a CDS encoding DUF2336 domain-containing protein, translated as MTVATSLIPGLDDIVKRGDPRRRGEIARAISELFFQDSANLRPELIDLFDNLLIDLVPHAELASRVDLAERFSQLNNAPPHLVNQLARENEIAVAGPVLRRSPVLDDAALVEIARLKGQGHLLAMTERPALSPLITDVLVERGDRNVVRRAAGNAGAVFSPGSYSELIKRAAQDGVLTLKIGQRNDLSGENLKQLLDGTLDVIRRRLSSVVNPARQVEIKRAMVAIEEAALPPGPRRDFSAAQRTVLALHRGGHLGESALLGFAKASKYEESIASLSAMSGVRLSILDRLISGDRYDPILILGRVLNLGWPTVRALILLWYGPHRTPADADIEAARVNFTRLMPTTAERVVNFWRNRQTI; from the coding sequence ATGACCGTTGCCACGTCGCTCATTCCCGGACTGGACGATATCGTCAAGCGCGGCGATCCGCGGCGACGCGGAGAGATCGCGCGCGCCATCTCCGAACTGTTCTTCCAGGATTCCGCCAATCTTCGTCCCGAGCTCATCGATCTCTTCGACAATCTCCTGATCGATCTCGTCCCGCATGCGGAGCTTGCCTCGCGCGTCGATCTCGCCGAGCGCTTCTCGCAGTTGAACAATGCACCGCCGCATCTGGTGAATCAGCTCGCGCGCGAAAACGAAATCGCGGTCGCGGGTCCGGTGCTGCGCCGCTCCCCCGTGCTCGACGACGCCGCGCTGGTCGAGATCGCGCGGTTGAAAGGTCAAGGGCATTTGCTGGCGATGACGGAGCGCCCCGCTTTGTCTCCTCTCATCACCGACGTGCTGGTCGAGCGCGGCGATCGCAACGTGGTGCGCCGCGCCGCGGGCAATGCCGGTGCGGTGTTCTCGCCGGGCAGCTATTCCGAGCTGATCAAGCGCGCGGCGCAGGACGGCGTGCTGACGCTCAAGATCGGCCAGCGCAACGATCTCTCGGGCGAGAACCTGAAACAGCTTTTGGACGGTACGCTCGACGTCATCCGCCGCCGGCTCTCCAGCGTGGTCAATCCCGCGCGCCAGGTCGAGATCAAGCGCGCGATGGTGGCCATTGAGGAGGCCGCGCTGCCGCCGGGGCCACGGCGCGATTTCTCGGCTGCCCAGCGCACGGTGCTTGCGTTGCATCGCGGCGGCCATCTCGGCGAGAGCGCGCTGCTCGGCTTCGCCAAGGCGAGCAAATACGAGGAATCGATCGCATCGCTCTCGGCGATGTCCGGCGTTCGCCTCTCGATCCTCGACCGCCTGATCTCAGGCGATCGCTACGATCCGATTCTCATTCTCGGCCGCGTGCTGAATCTCGGCTGGCCCACGGTGCGCGCGCTCATCCTGCTCTGGTACGGCCCGCACCGCACGCCGGCCGATGCCGACATCGAGGCCGCGCGCGTCAACTTCACGCGCCTGATGCCGACGACCGCCGAGCGGGTCGTGAATTTCTGGCGCAACCGGCAGACGATCTAG
- the infB gene encoding translation initiation factor IF-2, whose protein sequence is MVDTKTPDDKKLSVPSKTLSLKPRVETGTVRQSFSHGRSKQVVVEKRGKRRIDGSAEPQAPTVVAKPAPAAPTPTPAPSRPAPPRNAGSGVVLRTLTEDERSARASALADAKVREVEERRQAEEEAQRRAVREAAERIEREAAESRRKAEEERHRHEDEAKRKAETEAKKRFGEGEQPASAPRPAAAAPAAPAPRPGAPAARPGTTTARPGTSTARPGATTARPAGGPLGRAPAVAAGPDEDDGPRQIRRGPGGAARPVVAPKPTHKPGPQKERGRLTVVTAFNADDVRERSIASFRRRTQRLKGHAANEPKEKLIREVVIPEAITIQELANRMSERAVEIIRMLMKQGAIHKITDVIDADTAQLIAEELGHTVKRVAASDVEEGLFDATDDSTDTETRSPVVTVMGHVDHGKTSLLDALRHANVVSGEAGGITQHIGAYQVLSPESGKKITFIDTPGHAAFTAMRARGAKVTDIVVLVVAADDGVMPQTIEAINHAKAARVPIIVAINKIDKPDAKPERVRTELLQHEVQVESFGGDVVDVEVSAKNKTNLDKLLEMIALQADILDLKTNSERPAEGTVIEAKLDRGRGPVATVLVQRGTLRVGDIIVAGAEMGRVRALISDQGETVQEAGPSVPVEVLGFNGPPEAGDRLAVVENEARARQVTSYRAHQKRENAAASISGMRGSLEQMMSQLKTAGRKEFPLIIKADVQGSLEAILGSLEKLGTDEVAARILHAGVGGISESDVTLAEGFNAAIIGFSVRANKEAAAAAKRNGIEIRYYNIIYDLVDDVKKAMSGLLAPTLRETMLGNASILEIFNISKVGKVAGCRVTDGTVERGANVRLIRDNVVVHEGKLSTLKRFKDEVKEVQSGQECGMAFENYHDMRAGDVIECYRVETIQRSL, encoded by the coding sequence ATGGTTGATACCAAGACCCCTGACGACAAAAAGCTGAGCGTTCCGAGCAAGACGCTATCGCTCAAGCCGCGCGTCGAAACGGGCACTGTCCGCCAGAGCTTCAGCCACGGCCGCAGCAAGCAGGTCGTGGTCGAGAAGCGCGGCAAGCGCCGCATCGACGGCAGTGCCGAACCGCAGGCTCCCACGGTTGTCGCGAAGCCGGCACCGGCCGCGCCAACTCCGACGCCCGCTCCGTCGCGCCCGGCACCGCCGCGCAACGCCGGATCCGGCGTGGTGCTGCGCACGCTGACCGAGGACGAACGTTCCGCCCGCGCCAGCGCGCTGGCCGACGCCAAGGTGCGCGAAGTCGAAGAGCGCCGCCAGGCCGAGGAAGAGGCCCAGCGCCGCGCTGTTCGCGAAGCCGCTGAACGCATCGAGCGCGAAGCGGCCGAATCCCGCCGCAAGGCCGAGGAAGAGCGTCACCGTCACGAGGACGAAGCCAAGCGCAAGGCAGAGACCGAGGCCAAGAAGCGTTTTGGCGAAGGCGAGCAGCCGGCATCTGCGCCGCGCCCCGCAGCCGCCGCCCCCGCAGCTCCGGCGCCGCGTCCCGGCGCCCCCGCCGCGCGCCCCGGCACCACCACGGCACGCCCGGGAACATCGACCGCGCGTCCCGGAGCGACCACAGCGAGACCGGCAGGTGGCCCGTTGGGCCGCGCGCCCGCGGTTGCTGCCGGCCCGGACGAGGACGATGGTCCGCGCCAGATCCGCCGCGGTCCCGGCGGCGCCGCGCGTCCCGTGGTAGCCCCCAAGCCCACCCACAAGCCCGGCCCGCAGAAGGAGCGCGGCCGCCTGACCGTCGTCACCGCATTCAATGCCGACGACGTGCGCGAGCGCTCGATCGCCTCGTTCCGCCGCCGCACCCAGCGCCTGAAGGGCCATGCCGCGAACGAGCCGAAGGAAAAACTGATCCGCGAAGTGGTCATTCCGGAAGCGATCACGATCCAGGAACTCGCCAACCGCATGTCCGAGCGCGCGGTGGAAATCATCCGCATGCTGATGAAGCAGGGCGCGATCCACAAGATCACCGACGTGATCGACGCCGACACCGCGCAGCTGATCGCCGAAGAGCTCGGCCACACCGTCAAGCGCGTTGCCGCGTCCGACGTTGAAGAAGGCCTGTTCGACGCCACCGACGATTCGACCGACACTGAGACCCGTTCGCCTGTGGTGACCGTGATGGGCCACGTCGATCACGGCAAGACCTCGCTGCTCGACGCGCTCCGTCATGCCAACGTCGTCTCCGGCGAAGCCGGCGGCATCACCCAGCATATCGGCGCCTATCAGGTGCTGTCGCCCGAAAGCGGCAAGAAGATCACCTTCATCGACACGCCCGGCCACGCCGCGTTCACCGCGATGCGCGCCCGCGGCGCCAAGGTCACCGACATCGTCGTGCTGGTGGTCGCGGCCGATGATGGCGTCATGCCGCAGACGATCGAAGCCATCAACCACGCCAAGGCGGCGCGGGTGCCGATCATCGTTGCCATCAACAAGATCGACAAGCCCGATGCCAAGCCCGAGCGCGTGCGCACCGAGCTGCTCCAGCATGAGGTGCAGGTCGAATCGTTCGGCGGCGACGTCGTCGACGTCGAAGTGTCCGCCAAGAACAAGACCAATCTCGACAAGCTGCTCGAGATGATCGCGCTCCAGGCCGATATCCTCGACCTCAAGACCAATTCGGAACGGCCGGCCGAGGGCACCGTGATCGAAGCCAAGCTCGACCGCGGCCGCGGTCCGGTCGCGACCGTGTTGGTCCAGCGCGGCACGCTCCGGGTCGGCGACATTATCGTCGCCGGCGCCGAGATGGGCCGCGTGCGCGCGCTGATCTCGGATCAGGGCGAGACCGTCCAGGAAGCAGGTCCGTCGGTGCCGGTCGAAGTGCTCGGCTTCAACGGTCCGCCGGAAGCCGGCGATCGTCTCGCCGTGGTCGAGAACGAAGCCCGCGCCCGCCAGGTCACGAGCTACCGTGCGCACCAGAAGCGCGAGAACGCGGCTGCCTCGATCTCCGGCATGCGCGGCTCGCTCGAGCAGATGATGTCGCAATTGAAGACGGCGGGCCGCAAGGAATTCCCGCTGATCATCAAGGCCGACGTGCAGGGCTCGCTGGAAGCGATCCTCGGCTCGCTGGAGAAGCTCGGCACCGACGAAGTCGCCGCCCGCATCCTGCATGCCGGCGTCGGTGGCATCTCGGAATCCGACGTGACGCTGGCGGAAGGTTTCAACGCCGCGATCATCGGCTTCTCGGTTCGTGCCAACAAGGAGGCCGCTGCGGCCGCCAAGCGCAACGGCATCGAGATCCGCTACTACAACATCATCTACGACCTCGTGGACGACGTGAAGAAGGCGATGAGCGGCCTGCTCGCGCCGACCTTGCGCGAAACCATGCTCGGCAATGCCTCGATCCTGGAGATCTTCAACATCTCCAAGGTCGGCAAGGTCGCCGGCTGCCGCGTCACCGACGGCACCGTGGAACGCGGCGCCAATGTGCGCCTGATCCGCGACAACGTCGTCGTGCACGAAGGCAAGCTGTCGACGCTGAAGCGCTTCAAGGACGAAGTGAAGGAAGTCCAGTCCGGTCAGGAATGCGGCATGGCCTTCGAAAACTACCACGACATGCGTGCCGGTGACGTGATCGAGTGTTACCGCGTAGAGACGATCCAGCGCTCCCTGTAA
- the nusA gene encoding transcription termination factor NusA: MAVSANRLELLQIADAVAREKSIDRGIVIAAMEDAIAKAARARYGSETDVHAEIDPKKGELRLSRHMLVVEKVENHSNQISLVDAQRANPGAQVGDTIADTLPPLEYGRIAAQSAKQVIVQKVREAERDRQYQEFKDRIGDIVNGVVKRVEYGSVIVDLGRGEAIIRRDEMLPREVFRNGDRVRAYIFDVRRETRGPQIFLSRTHPQFMAKLFAQEVPEIYDGIVEIKAVARDPGSRAKIGVISRDSSVDPVGACVGMRGSRVQAVVNELQGEKIDIIPWSPDIATFVVNALAPAEVSKVVIDEDRERIEVVVPDTNNQLSLAIGRRGQNVRLASQLTGWDIDILTEQEESERRQADFENSTRVFMESLNVDEVVGQLLASEGFTSVEELAMVDLKELAGIEGFDEETAQELQNRAREYLEQQEAEIEARRRELGVEDAVKDVPGVTSKMLVKFGENDIKTVEDLAGCATDDLVGWTERKEGGEQTKFPGALDGIDISRDDAEAMIMQARVKAGWITEADLAKPTEEAEATEDQPA, translated from the coding sequence ATGGCAGTCAGCGCCAATCGACTTGAGTTGCTCCAGATCGCCGATGCCGTTGCGCGCGAGAAATCGATCGACCGCGGCATCGTCATCGCCGCGATGGAGGATGCCATCGCCAAGGCGGCGCGGGCACGTTACGGCAGCGAAACTGACGTTCACGCCGAGATCGACCCGAAGAAGGGCGAGCTGCGGCTGTCGCGCCACATGCTGGTGGTCGAGAAGGTCGAAAACCATTCCAACCAGATCTCGCTAGTGGATGCACAGCGCGCCAATCCCGGCGCCCAGGTCGGCGACACTATCGCCGACACCCTGCCGCCGCTGGAATATGGCCGCATCGCCGCGCAGTCGGCCAAGCAGGTCATCGTGCAGAAGGTCCGCGAGGCCGAGCGCGACCGGCAGTATCAGGAATTCAAGGACCGCATCGGCGACATCGTCAACGGCGTCGTCAAGCGCGTCGAATATGGCAGCGTGATCGTCGATCTCGGCCGGGGGGAAGCCATCATCCGCCGCGACGAGATGCTGCCGCGCGAAGTGTTCCGCAACGGCGACCGCGTCCGGGCCTACATCTTCGACGTCCGCCGCGAGACCCGTGGCCCGCAGATCTTCCTCTCCCGCACCCATCCGCAATTCATGGCGAAGCTGTTCGCACAGGAAGTGCCGGAGATCTATGACGGCATCGTCGAGATCAAGGCGGTTGCCCGCGATCCGGGCTCGCGCGCGAAAATCGGCGTGATTTCCCGGGATTCCTCGGTCGATCCGGTCGGCGCCTGCGTCGGTATGCGCGGCTCGCGCGTGCAGGCCGTGGTGAACGAATTGCAGGGCGAGAAGATCGACATCATCCCGTGGTCGCCCGACATCGCGACCTTCGTGGTCAACGCGCTGGCGCCGGCCGAAGTGTCCAAGGTCGTCATCGACGAGGACCGCGAGCGCATCGAGGTCGTGGTGCCCGACACCAACAACCAGCTCTCGCTGGCGATCGGCCGCCGCGGCCAGAACGTGCGTCTGGCCTCGCAGCTCACCGGCTGGGACATCGACATCCTGACCGAGCAGGAGGAATCGGAGCGCCGCCAGGCCGACTTCGAGAACTCCACCCGCGTCTTCATGGAATCGCTCAACGTCGACGAAGTGGTCGGCCAGCTGCTGGCGTCCGAAGGCTTCACCTCGGTCGAGGAACTCGCCATGGTGGACCTCAAGGAACTCGCCGGCATCGAAGGTTTCGACGAGGAGACCGCGCAGGAACTCCAGAACCGTGCCCGCGAATATCTCGAGCAGCAGGAAGCGGAGATCGAGGCCCGCCGCAGGGAGCTCGGTGTCGAGGACGCCGTCAAGGACGTGCCCGGCGTCACCTCCAAGATGCTGGTGAAGTTCGGCGAGAACGACATCAAGACGGTCGAGGACCTCGCCGGCTGCGCCACCGACGATCTGGTCGGCTGGACCGAGCGCAAGGAAGGCGGCGAACAGACCAAGTTCCCGGGCGCGCTCGACGGTATCGACATTTCCCGTGACGATGCAGAGGCGATGATCATGCAGGCCCGCGTCAAGGCCGGCTGGATCACCGAGGCCGATCTCGCCAAGCCCACTGAGGAGGCCGAGGCGACTGAAGATCAGCCGGCTTAG
- the truB gene encoding tRNA pseudouridine(55) synthase TruB, with the protein MTMDPAHDTISGEQADQRDVQKNNLADDNFAGLGGDSQPHQEPRRVNNDPRANTRQKGNQVRRDRRDVHGWVVLDKPIGMTSTQAVAVLKRLFNAKRAGHAGTLDPLASGGLPIALGEATKTVPFVMDGRKRYQFTVCWGEERDTDDIEGRVTATSDQRPTREAILALLPRFTGVIEQIPPRYSAIKIQGERAYDLARDGEIVELAARPVEIHHLTLVNQPDNDHAVFEAECGKGTYVRALARDMGRILGTYGHICALRRTLVGPFGENDMIPLDQLEALCDRAASGEGSLADALMPVETALDDIPALAVTRADAARLHRGQAVLLRGRDAPTSSGTVYVTVAGRLLALAEVGNGEIIPKRVFNLTGLTASSGRNERN; encoded by the coding sequence ATGACGATGGACCCGGCTCACGACACGATCAGCGGCGAACAGGCCGATCAGCGCGACGTGCAGAAGAATAATCTGGCGGACGATAATTTTGCGGGCCTGGGCGGCGATTCGCAGCCGCATCAGGAGCCGCGCCGCGTCAACAACGATCCGCGCGCCAACACCAGGCAGAAGGGCAACCAGGTCCGCCGCGACCGGCGCGACGTCCATGGCTGGGTCGTGCTCGACAAGCCGATCGGCATGACCTCGACGCAGGCGGTTGCGGTGCTCAAGCGGCTGTTCAACGCCAAGCGCGCCGGACACGCCGGCACGCTCGATCCGCTCGCCTCGGGAGGGCTGCCGATCGCGCTCGGGGAAGCCACCAAGACCGTTCCCTTCGTCATGGACGGCCGCAAGCGCTACCAGTTCACGGTGTGCTGGGGCGAGGAGCGCGACACAGACGACATCGAGGGCCGGGTGACCGCGACCTCCGACCAGCGTCCGACCCGCGAGGCCATCCTGGCCCTGTTGCCCCGCTTCACAGGGGTGATCGAGCAGATTCCGCCGCGTTATTCCGCGATCAAGATCCAGGGCGAACGCGCCTATGACCTCGCCCGCGATGGCGAAATCGTGGAATTGGCGGCCCGCCCGGTCGAGATTCACCATTTAACCCTTGTAAATCAACCGGATAACGACCACGCCGTGTTCGAGGCCGAATGCGGCAAGGGCACCTATGTCCGGGCACTTGCCCGCGATATGGGCCGGATTCTCGGCACTTACGGCCATATCTGCGCGCTCAGGCGGACCCTGGTCGGCCCATTTGGCGAAAACGACATGATTCCGCTGGATCAGCTGGAGGCTTTGTGCGATAGAGCCGCGTCCGGCGAGGGTAGCCTCGCGGACGCGCTTATGCCCGTTGAGACCGCGCTGGACGACATCCCGGCACTGGCCGTCACTCGGGCTGATGCGGCAAGGCTCCATCGGGGCCAGGCCGTTTTGTTGCGCGGACGGGATGCGCCCACAAGTAGCGGCACAGTCTATGTCACGGTGGCAGGCCGTCTTCTCGCGCTTGCTGAAGTCGGCAACGGCGAAATCATCCCCAAGCGTGTGTTCAACCTGACCGGCCTGACTGCCAGCTCCGGTCGCAACGAGAGAAATTGA
- the rimP gene encoding ribosome maturation factor RimP: protein MTEPNTGSTDAELLAEPRLVVEPGVAARVSAVAGPVLEGMGYRLVRIRISGEAGCTVQIMAERPDGSMQLEDCEAISRALSPVLDVADPIDRAYRLEVSSPGIDRPLVRRSDFERYSGHLVKIDMAVAHEGRKRFRGKLGAVEGDRVHLRRDDAKASDNPDVLLTMEDIGEARLVLTDDLIAESMRRGKAEERQMRRNLGLEPPAAPHAEISAKITKNTKPQKKPAPTNTKKHRLAAERARRGEIEPDEGD from the coding sequence ATGACCGAACCGAACACTGGTTCCACGGATGCCGAGTTGCTGGCCGAGCCGAGGCTCGTGGTCGAGCCGGGCGTGGCGGCACGTGTGTCTGCGGTCGCAGGTCCGGTGCTCGAGGGCATGGGCTACCGGCTGGTGCGGATCCGCATCTCCGGCGAGGCCGGCTGCACCGTGCAGATCATGGCCGAGCGGCCGGACGGCTCGATGCAGCTCGAGGATTGCGAGGCGATCTCGCGGGCGTTGTCGCCCGTGCTGGACGTCGCCGATCCCATCGATCGCGCCTATCGGCTGGAAGTTTCCTCGCCCGGGATCGACCGGCCGCTGGTCCGCCGTTCCGATTTCGAACGCTATTCCGGCCATCTGGTGAAGATCGACATGGCCGTCGCCCATGAAGGACGCAAGCGGTTCCGTGGCAAGCTGGGCGCCGTCGAGGGCGACCGGGTGCACCTGCGTCGCGACGACGCCAAGGCGAGCGACAATCCCGACGTCCTGCTGACGATGGAAGATATCGGCGAGGCCCGGCTGGTGCTGACCGACGATCTGATCGCGGAATCCATGCGCCGCGGCAAGGCCGAGGAGCGCCAGATGCGACGCAATCTCGGGCTGGAGCCGCCGGCTGCGCCGCACGCCGAGATCAGCGCGAAGATCACCAAAAACACCAAGCCGCAAAAGAAGCCGGCCCCGACCAACACAAAGAAACATCGCCTTGCTGCCGAACGCGCGCGGCGTGGCGAGATCGAGCCTGACGAAGGAGACTAG
- the rbfA gene encoding 30S ribosome-binding factor RbfA, whose protein sequence is MPRHHQKKSSAPGGGSQRQLRVGEQVRHAMAEILAQGNVHDADLEGHIITVPEVRMSPDLKLATVYVMPLGGRDTEVVIAALERNKKFVRGEIARRVNLKFAPDLRFRVDERFDEAERIEKLLRTPAVQKDLEQDPDTDREEER, encoded by the coding sequence ATGCCACGCCATCATCAGAAGAAGAGTTCCGCGCCAGGCGGAGGCTCGCAGCGGCAGCTGCGCGTCGGCGAACAGGTTCGCCACGCGATGGCCGAGATTCTGGCGCAAGGCAACGTGCATGATGCGGATCTTGAAGGTCACATCATCACCGTGCCGGAGGTGCGGATGTCACCCGACCTGAAGCTCGCGACAGTCTATGTGATGCCGCTCGGTGGCCGCGACACCGAGGTCGTCATCGCTGCGCTCGAGCGCAACAAGAAATTCGTGCGCGGCGAGATCGCGCGGCGCGTTAACCTGAAATTTGCACCTGACCTTCGCTTCCGCGTCGACGAACGATTCGATGAAGCGGAACGGATCGAGAAGCTTTTGAGAACACCTGCGGTGCAGAAGGATCTGGAACAGGATCCGGACACGGATCGGGAAGAAGAACGATGA
- a CDS encoding RNA-binding protein, translating into MLTDTDPELDHGPRTERSATMRMCAVSRQVRPIDELIRFVISPQGDVVPDLKRKLPGRGMWLTASRGVVAEAVRRHHFGKAFKRELRIPQTLPADIEALLVRSVTEALGIAAKAGQVVAGFGKVESALREGTAEVLIHASDGAADGIRKLDMLARQNAGNRGAKPQITVVTALKSLELDLALTRSNVIHAALLAGPASRSFLSRSQMLVRYRMADADKTAEKPGQDF; encoded by the coding sequence ATGCTCACCGACACTGACCCCGAACTTGACCATGGACCGCGGACCGAAAGGTCCGCGACCATGCGGATGTGCGCGGTCAGTCGGCAGGTCCGGCCGATCGACGAGCTGATCCGCTTCGTCATTTCGCCGCAGGGCGACGTAGTTCCAGATCTCAAGCGCAAGCTGCCCGGACGCGGCATGTGGCTCACCGCCTCTCGCGGGGTGGTTGCGGAAGCCGTCCGGCGTCACCATTTTGGCAAGGCCTTCAAGCGCGAGTTGCGCATCCCTCAGACGCTTCCTGCCGATATCGAGGCGCTCCTGGTTCGGAGCGTGACGGAAGCCCTTGGGATCGCTGCCAAGGCCGGTCAGGTCGTGGCCGGCTTCGGCAAGGTCGAAAGCGCCCTTCGGGAAGGCACGGCCGAGGTCCTGATCCACGCCAGCGACGGGGCCGCGGACGGAATCCGCAAATTGGACATGCTGGCGCGTCAAAATGCCGGAAATCGCGGCGCCAAGCCGCAGATTACCGTCGTCACGGCGCTGAAATCGTTAGAATTGGATTTGGCACTGACCCGGTCAAATGTGATACATGCTGCCCTGCTCGCGGGCCCGGCGAGCAGGTCATTCCTGTCACGTAGCCAGATGCTGGTCCGATACCGGATGGCGGACGCTGACAAGACTGCCGAAAAGCCCGGCCAGGATTTCTGA